The following is a genomic window from Mauremys mutica isolate MM-2020 ecotype Southern chromosome 4, ASM2049712v1, whole genome shotgun sequence.
gaaacacgTGATGTTAGTTAAAACAATTAATCTTTTCATGCATTAGTTTACACCATGCATGTGTGGTGAGGTCTGACTAGAGTTGGTAGTTAATATACATTCTTAAGGCTAAGAGAACACCAAACTCCACTTTTGTAAAGTTGTCAAACCAGAAATGATCAACAAGGATGTAATGTTGGACAAAAGACCCAAGAACCAGCTACAACAATACATATGCCAGAAATAGCCATGGAAAAAGCCTCGCAGtgaaagggttttgttttgtttttaaaggagacTTTTTTTTGAAACTTCAAGTATTACGGTAGAACCTCACCGTTACAAACATCTCTTGAGTGGAggttgtctgtaactctgaaaggtttgtaattctgaacaaaacattgaTCTTTctaaagtttacaactgaaaattgacttaatatagctttgaaactttactatgcagaagaaaaatgatttcccgttattttttagtagtttaacacagtactttatttgcattttttcccccatcttTGCAGCTGCCTGTGTTCTTCTGGGTCCAAGTGAGATGTgaggttgactggtcagtttgtaactgagGTTTTATTGTACCCATGACCAAAGGTAAGATATTGGACTTCACAGATCTCTCATGTGCTCTTTTACAGCAGTTCCTATTTTCTAGTGCAAGTTGAACTGTAGTCTTATTCCCATGATCTTATTGTATTCTTCATAGGATTTGTTCTCTGATGAACAGTGTGACCAAAAAGAAGCTTTTGCACCATAATTATGAACTTGGAAACTTAACaataattcatttattttccACCTCTTAGAAAATTTTCAGGATTTAAAGCCCAATGATAAAATTCCCTAATACaagccaagattttttaaaaagtctaaagtTATGCAATTTATAGAGGAAAGAAGCTGTGATTCTACATGAATGTGAGAATCTCACTAGCGAATATCTAAAAGCCTTTAGGATGGTTAAACTACTTTTTAAAGATGACTATAATTAAATTAGTTGTTTAGACAATTTGATATTCATTTTGATTTCTTAAGGAAATCTCCCAGTGACACAGTTCCCTTGGTGCTAGAAATGGTGGTGAGTTAGCTCCCTGCATTTCTACCACCCTCTTCTCTAATCCTACGCAAAGCAGGTCTAGACAGTAGAGTGGTAAAAATATTGGTGAGCAGTCTCTGCACTAGCCCTCTTAGTATCAAATCTTTCATAAATAGCCCCAATTATGTTACAGCTCATGCATTTCTCTGCATAGCTATTTCCACAGCAGATGCTCTCAATCTCCTAGTATAAACAAAGTGATTCTACCTTCTTCCATGAACATCAACTGCTGAAATCATTACTGTATGCTGTCCCCATCCAAAAAGGCTCAGCCTGTTACATAGAAGAGCTGATCTGTGAAAGGCCACTCAATTGCTTGACATTGAATCAGACTGCCTTTTTTGTTACTCCTTGAAACTTCCTCCCTCGTAGGCCATTCTTCTGCAAAGACTCCTACCCACAGAGGCACAGATCTAGTTTCTTCTTTGTACCTGGCAACTTTAAATTCATGTTCTagatgtactttttaaaaaaaattacaccatTGCAGCCAGACCTATCGGCACAGTGGCTCACATCCTATACAGTAAGGGTAGAGAGTTTAAGAGAAGAGGATTCAGACTTACTGAACCAGTTTGAATTTTCTTAGCTGAAGGCAGAGGTGGCATGAGCCATGTACCCTGCTTGACATTGTTAGCTTATGTTGCCCAGAAGTGTAGACAAAGGGACATTCTAGGAAACATTGGGAAACATAGCCTGACAAAGCTGGCTATTGAGATTGCTACCAGCCAATGCTTAGAAGAAGCTCCACTGATAAGCTAACTAGGAAACAATCAAAAGGAATTTTTCAAGGCAATATTAGAAACATCTTATTTCAATGAACGGAACTATTGTCTCAGTGGTATTTGCATGGTCCCTCTGTAATGATAGAAAGTAGGGAAGATACTctagttttagaaacatggaaAATAAGTTTATATAGATTTAAactgattgaaaaaaaattaaagaaattgtATCACAGTATTAAAGCTCTGCCTTCTGAAGGTTGATTCTTCCATTCCTGCTTAACACTTTTGCAGGACTCCTTCTTTAGATATTATACTTTGCCATTAGAACTTTGTTACACTTGCTTTCTTGTAAAGGGTAGATTGTATGTTCAGGTCTTAGCACCAATGCTCGCATTTAAAACCACAAACAGAATTGCTCTAAATGCAAATGAAAGATTAGGAATGTTTTAGCTGCTGTGTTTAAACACGGTAACACTGAAAGCAGAGCTAGAGGGAGAAGTGATTGTAGTCTCCCCAAGATCCAGTCAGTCTCAGAACAGGTGGATGTTTCTGCTCCAGCCGTACAGTAGAATGTTAACATTTATTATCATTATAGTGGAATTCACATAACTGACACAAAAAGGGGTATAAACTATCTTGGCTTGGGCCTACTGCTTCTGCCTCTTGGAAGACTCAGCCCTGCACTAGTTTAACATTCAGAAGGTTATCTCCACAAGGGCTAGAATCTTTATTTAGCCTTTCTGTGTTTGCCAAGCCAAGCAATGGCATTCTCAGGGGCCAAGTGGAACTCTGAGCCTGCTGCTGAATTTGGTTAGCGGCTGCTCCTTGACAATGTGTAGCAACAATAGAAACTTAACGAGTTCCACTAAAACCAAAGGGACCACCAAGTAAACGCCTATAAGCCATACTAAAACAGGATGGTTCAATCTgatggggaatcatcatcgatcagccattggttcttgctCTAGGGTATTTAACATcactgacctggaagaaaatacaatcatcactgataaagtttgtagatgacacaaattaggggagtggtaaataattaagAGGACAGGTTACTGATTCAGAGCTGATGCTTGACAAATTGGGCACAAGCAACGAATAAGTGTTTTAAAATAgctaaatatatacatctagaaacaaagaatgtaggccatacttagaaGATAGGGAACTCTATCCTAGGAAGCAATGACTAGAGCACAATCTATTTACCTtaccaaagagaagattaagaagTGATTTGATTAGTCtaagtacctgcatggggaaaaatatttaataatgggctcttcaatctagcagagaatgcTATAATATGAGCCAGTgggtggaagctgaagctagacaaattcaaagtggaaataaggtgtacatttttaatagtaagtaattaacctttggaacaatttatcaaggctcatgatggattctccatcactgtttttaaatcaagattggatgtttttctaaaagatctttaagaattatttttgggacattctgtggcctgttttatacaggtcagactagatgatcacaatccTTTCTAGCCTTAGAATCTATGCTTCTAAATTAATAGCATGGTAACCCAATTGTCAGAATTACTTGCTATGCCAAAAAGGTCACTGAAAATGGATTGTGAAATTAAGATATAGGACAACCACCCGTAATACTTCTACATTTTTTTGGAAAATAAGAAATCTGGTACTCATTGTATTTGTGGGATTATTTAGCTCACTTGTGTAGTATTTGGGAGAAAGATTGGATATCCTTGTagccttttttttgtttgcatCTCACTGGTTTTCCAGCAAAGAGTTGGACACATCTTATTCTCCCATTTTTATAGTAGTTCCCCAATGCAGAGTTAATTCACCAAAAGCTGTTCTAGTTCCACTCACGCAATGAAGCACTCAGTTACCATTCAGCAAGTGAACTCACTTACCATTAAAAGAAAAGtagggagaagaaaaagaaaaatgagttTTGTAGAACTTCTGGTCCACTGCCAGTTACCAGCCTCTCTTTGGCATCAGTGAAAAGATGTTAAAGGCATCACACCTCCGGGCCTCAACCACTCCCCAACTTCTGCCTAATAAAATATGGTATTGCGTGGCCTGTAACTCAGTGACTGAGAGAAAAGGACTATCCTCACTAAAAAGCTGTTCAGCCATACTTCATTCTCATCTTTTTAAAAGGATAATTCAGAATTGTAAGCGTGCAATAGTATTTAAAAAAGGAGAAAGCAAAGTAATGTGTTAAATGCAGCTTTTATCAGCATGTTCTAATCTTTTACATTTATCACAAAAGTGTCCATTTTCATTGATTCATAGGGAAAGCTTGCATGTAATCTTTTTTGCACAGTGGAGTATGATTGCAGAAGCATATTTCCCCAAGATACTTCAGAGGGATAGTGGCAATTTTGCATCATAAGGCATCAAGTCTCTCACAGGACTCTGCTATTCTGGCTAGTACGATGGGTCCATGCTTTaaaaaaagctttcttttttaaatagaaagcAACTACTGCTTAGCCGTTTGAAAGGAAAGGCTCTTTCCATCCTCCAGTCAGAACTTCAGTCTTGTGATTAGGTCAGACATAGGTGTTGTTCCTGAAGCAGCTACTGAAACCGGAGATTGAATTAAGTGTCAATCAACTGTAATCTACTGATCTGATTAGAGGCCTTCACAAATGTTTGGTGCCGATTGCAAACAACAGCCAGGCAGATCGGAATGATGCAATAGCCCACAGTTTTGGGGTCAGCTCTTGTACAGGAATAAAGGAACAAAAACATTTGTAAATATGGTATTAAAAATATAATAGTCCAGAGCCAAAAAGGCAGGGACAGCAGTCGTGCTTTTAAGGAGTGTGTCCATGTGGTTCCTTCTTGTGGCTCTTCAGGGTGCTGTTGAATGTGCTCCAGTGCTAGTTTGTTgtaagtctcattgatttcaaagacATAGTAAAAAGCTGCAGCACTTGCTAACAGATACAACCCCACACCAATCCATCCCATCCTCTGGCGGAAGTTCATCATTCTCCATGCTCTGCACCTTTAACAAAAACAAGACAAGCATTCAGCACAGATATAATCCAGTGTTTGGGTCACAAATTACTTGTTATGACAGTATAACTACTAGAAACTACTGCACAGGTACATCCTGTTTGggactttgggtttttttccccttctttacaTACACTAATAAGGTGTCATGCATGACTGCAACAGCATCCTAATGGCAGTCAATTACATAACCCCTTTATAGTGATTCTGCTGGTAAAGTGAAATGGATAGCCCAGTGTCTACTGGAGACAGGGGCTTGGACAAAGAGCTAGCTGGCTGAGGCTCAATCTTGACAAGACAGAAACAGCATTAATTGTGACAAGGATAAGAAAACTGGCTAGACTTGTAATAGCAATTCTAACTAAATGGCCATTAGTGACAGTTAGGTTTGCAATTTAAGACCTTATTAGATTTTGGGGTTCTAGGTAGCAGCCATATCAGAGGACACGTTTTTCTATCTGCATTTGGTAAGGCAAATGCAATCCCATTTTGGATGGGGACTTGCTATACTTATTTCTTCATCGCCTCAAGATTAGACTACTGTAGTGTGCCCTACTTGGGGCTACACCTATAAAATGGCTGAAGTATT
Proteins encoded in this region:
- the TMEM251 gene encoding transmembrane protein 251, which encodes MMNFRQRMGWIGVGLYLLASAAAFYYVFEINETYNKLALEHIQQHPEEPQEGTTWTHSLKARLLSLPFWLWTIIFLIPYLQMFLFLYSCTRADPKTVGYCIIPICLAVVCNRHQTFVKASNQISRLQLIDT